Proteins from a single region of Malaclemys terrapin pileata isolate rMalTer1 chromosome 23, rMalTer1.hap1, whole genome shotgun sequence:
- the WDR83 gene encoding WD repeat domain-containing protein 83 — protein MAFPEPKPKKPELPKKLVQTLECKQGAVRAVRFNVDGNYCLTCGSDKSLKLWNPHKGTLLKTYSGHGYEVLDAAGSFDNSQLCSCGADKTVVLWDVASGQVIRKFRGHAGKVNCVQFNEEATVILSGSIDSSVRCWDCRSRRPDPIQILDEAKDGVSSLKVSDYEILSGSVDGRVRRYDLRAGELYSDYVGSPVTSVCFSKDGQCTLAASLDSTLRLLDKDTGELLGEYTGHKNTAYKLDCCLSEKDTHVASCSEDGQVYFWDLVEGSLTLSLSVGRGVVQSLSFHPSEPGLLTATEGRVQLWREEPHTAEEQPPAC, from the exons ATGGCGTTTCCTGAGCCGAAGCCCAAGAAGCCAGAGCTGCCAAAGAAGCTGGTGCAGACTCTGGAGTGCAAACAGGGAGCGGTCAGGGCAGTGAGGTTTAATG TGGATGGAAATTACTGTCTCACCTGCGGAAGCGACAAGTCCCTGAAGCTGTGGAACCCCCACAAGGGGACCCTCCTGAAGACCTACAGTGGCCATGGCTACGAAGTGTTGGACGCGGCTGG CTCCTTTGATAacagccagctctgctcctgtGGGGCCGACAAAACGGTCGTCCTGTGGGACGTAGCCAGTGGGCAGGTGATCCGCAAGTTCAGAGGTCACGCGGGG AAGGTGAACTGCGTGCAGTTCAACGAGGAGGCCACCGTGATCCTGTCGG GCTCAATCGATTCCAGCGTCCGCTGTTGGGACTGCCGCTCACGCAGACCCGACCCCATCCAGATCCTGGACGAAGCCAAGGACGGGGTGTCCAGCCTGAAAGTGTCGGATTATGAGATCCTCTCTGG ctctgtggaCGGCCGCGTCCGGCGCTACGACCTGCGCGCAGGGGAGCTGTACTCGGATTACGTTGGAA GCCCCGTCACCAGCGTGTGTTTCAGCAAGGACGGGCAGTGCACACTGGCTGCCAGCCTGGACTCCACCCTGCGCCTGCTGGACAAGGACACCGGGGAGCTGCTGGGCGA ATACACCGGCCACAAGAACACGGCCTACAAGCTGGACTGCTGCCTGAGCGAGAAGGACACGCACGTGGCCAGCTGCTCGGAGGACGGACAGGTGTATTTCTGGGACCTGGTTGAG GGCTCCCTGACGCTGAGCCTGTCCGTGGGCAGAGGTGTGGTCCAGTCCCTGTCCTTCCACCCCAGCGAGCCCGGCCTGCTCACGGCCACCGAGGGGCGCGTGCAGCTCTGGAGGGAGGAGCCCCACACCGCCGAGGAGCAGCCGCCCGCCTGTTGA
- the WDR83OS gene encoding PAT complex subunit Asterix, with the protein MASNSMADPRRPNKVLRYKPPSTENNPTLEDPTPDYMNLLGMIFSMCGLMLKLKWCAWIAVYCSFISFANSRSSEDTKQMMSSFMLSISAVVMSYLQNPQPMSPPW; encoded by the exons ATGGCCAGCAACAGCATGGCGGACCCCCGGCGGCCCAACAAGGTGCTGAG GTACAAGCCTCCGTCTACAGAGAACAACCCCACGCTGGAAGATCCCACTCCAGATTACATGAACCTGTTGGGGATGATTTTCAGCATGTGTGGCTTAATGCTTAAG CTGAAGTGGTGTGCTTGGATTGCTGTCTATTGCTCCTTCATTAGCTTTGCCAACTCCAGAAGCTCAGAGGACACCAAACAGATGATGAGCAGCTTCAT GTTGTCTATCTCTGCTGTGGTGATGTCCTATCTACAGAATCCCCAACCCATGTCCCCGCCTTGGTGA